From a single Pyxicephalus adspersus chromosome 11, UCB_Pads_2.0, whole genome shotgun sequence genomic region:
- the FUZ gene encoding protein fuzzy homolog isoform X4 — protein MSCDSNASDHSLNRLLENVFSTMVLVIGLDDLMNIKNVERLKKDLRACYKLIDSFLTESEKIGDLTQCVDCVISNDSVILQECLDGFTQAAESEFGCLLIGGKVVVATEKWWRLASLDAMLLCWLVSSLSPHSSRDYPVYLPQGSPTVPHRLLTFQLVPGVDVCILCGPSPSLQKVELELVERFWKPVLDPVKSCLRLQLRSFPISLNLHQGILGFLLINRDLNKSLYTVQVHPFEDTQRSDIKCILEHRRASLRSFYTLTMLRYFSPEHHDGKIQYEEAFPEGFTHQAHQCYVVSSSHKCYATKTDLHFLFLLFKTNVPTFSMRAIANKTMQVFTKEFNF, from the exons GTTCTTGTAATTGGGTTGGATGAtctcatgaatataaaaaacgtaGAACGGCTAAAGAAAGACCTGCGG GCTTGTTACAAGTTGATTGACAGCTTCCTAACTGAATCTGAGAAGATAGGGGACTTAACACAATGCGTAGACTGTGTCATCTCCAATGATTCAGTTATTCTCCAG GAGTGCCTTGATGGTTTCACGCAGGCAGCAGAAAGTGAGTTTGGCTGTCTTTTGATTGGAGGCAAAGTGGTAGTGGCCACAGAGAAGTGGTGGAGGTTGGCATCTCTAGATGCAATGCTACTTTGCTGGCTGGTTTCTTCTTTGTCTCCACATTCATCACGGGATTATCCAGTATATCTACCACAAGGGAGTCCTACG GTTCCACACAGGTTGCTTACCTTCCAGTTAGTTCCTGGTGTAGATGTCTGTATACTTTGCGGCCCCAGCCCATCTTTGCAAAAAGTGGAGTTAGAG ctggTAGAAAGATTTTGGAAGCCTGTCCTGGACCCAGTCAAATCCTGTTTAAGATTGCAGCTAAGATCATTTCCAATCTCTCTTAACTTGCACCAAGGCATTCTTGG TTTCTTGCTGATCAATCGAGatctaaataaaagtttatacacTGTGCAAGTTCATCCTTTTGAAGACACACAAAGATCAG atataaaATGCATATTGGAGCATCGGCGGGCATCTCTCCGTTCATTTTATACTCTTACCATGTTACGCTATTTCAGTCCAGAGCACCATGATGGGAAAA TTCAGTATGAGGAGGCGTTTCCAGAGGGATTTACCCATCAAGCTCACCAATGCTATGTTGTCTCCAGCTCTCACAAGTGCTATGCCACAAAGACTGACCTGCACTTTCTCTTCCTtctctttaaaacaaatgtgcctACCTTTAGCATGCGGGCCATTGCTAATAAAACAATGCAAGTGTTTACCAAAGAATTTAATTTTTGA